The window AACTTCAATAGAGAAATAGAAGAATTCTTCTCCTGTCGCAATGTACTCTCTATTCTCTTCTCCccacttttctttatttttaataagcTTAGCAGagtttttggaaagaaacaaaatctgCCACCATCTCCACCAAGGCTTCCGATCATCGGAAACTTTCACCAACTTGGCCTACTCCCCCACCGCTCTCTTAGAGATCTCTCTCAGAAGTATGGACCCCTCATGCACATACACTTAGGAAATGTCCCATTTCTGGTTGTTTCCTCTGCTGAGATGGCTAGAGAGAtcttatcaactcaagatgtTGTGTTTGCATATAGACCCTTTGTGACCATGGCTAAGGGGACTTGTTTTGGTGGTACTAACTTAGGGTTTGCACCCTATGGAGAGTACTGGAGGCAGGCTACGAAGATCTGTGTGAACGAACTACTGAGCATCACAAAGGTCCAGTCATTCAAATCTTtgagggaagaagaagtttCTATCATGATGGAGAAGATAGTTGAGTCATATAAAAAAGGAACCATTATTGATGTAGGTGACCTTGTACTTGCCATGGCCAATAGCTTGATCTGCAAGCTTGTTTTGGGTAGAACATACCATGATAATGATAGCAAACTCAGGAATTTGATAAGGGAGGTGGTGGTTCTCTTTGGAAAGTTTAGTTTGAGGGATTTCGTCCCTTTATTGGGATGGATTGACGTAATCACTGGTTTAGCCAAGAAGATGAAAAGACCTGCAAAAGAGTTGGGTGATTTCCTTGATAAAATTATCCAAGACCATCTCACTACCAGAATGGATGAAGATGTGTTAGATCAACAAGACTTCATGGATATTATGCTCAATACTGAGAAGGATTCAAAGCTCAACATCCACTTCACTCGAGGTGAAATCACAGCAATCATCTTGGTATCTCTCTAACCTCTAATTACTTCTTGCATCTTCGTGAACAATTTATCGAAGCATTCGGTAAAATATGTGAATTTGATAgatacgatgtcttgtattttgtcaCATGAATTTGTAGATTGATTCTGTAGGGCGGTAGCAATCAGCCCACCTTACATGTTATCTTGGTATCTCTCTAACCTCTAATTACTTCATGCATCTTCGTAAACAATTTATCTAAGCATCCAATAAAAATGTGAATTTGATAGATACGATATCTTGTATTTTGTCACATGGATTGGTAGATTGATTATGTAGGGCCGTAGCAATCATCCCACCTTACATGTTATCTTTGTGACTAAAGCCTGATGAACTTTCAGGTGCATGGCAGGGGTGGCTTCTCCCGAGAAAAAATTTAAGGTTTATTTTGGTATTTCTATAAACTGTAGCTATATATTAATGTTGCTCAGATTTTGTAGTGAAGTTATTCTCTGTGATTTGAGAGAGGTGCGAGAATGAGCAGTTATAACCCTAtttttcattgatagtgaagtagatcTTATCTTTCCAAACCACGTAAATCCTTGTGTGTGACTGTGCCATTATCTGTTTgtgattttcattcatttcttgtAGGTATTCGTTTTCTGCAATGTGTTCCATCTATTTTTTTGCTCTAATTTGTAGGACATGCTAGTTGCTGGAACTGATACAACTGCTACGACTGTGGAATGGGCAATGGCGGAGCTAATAAAGAATTCCAATAAGATGATGAAAGTTCAAGAAGAGGTAAGAAGGGTTATGGCGAAGAAatccaaggttgaagaagatgatatcTATCAACTAGAGTACATGCACTGTGTTATTAAGGAGAGCCTAAGACTACATCCTCCTTCTCCACTGCTGGTTCCTCGAGAGGCTAGTTTCGAAACCATTATAGAAGGTTATAACATCCCTCCAAGAACAAGAGTTTTTATTAATGTCTGGGCAATTCATAGGGACTCAAAGCATTGGAGTAATCCACAAGAATTTATTCCAGAGAGATTTCTCAATTCCCCAATTGATTTTCTAGGTCATGACTATGAATACCTCCCCTTTGGAGCTGGACAAAGGGGTTGCCCtggaatttcatttggaatGGCATCTACTAAGTTAATTCTGGCCAATCTCCTCTACTGGTTTAATTGGGAGTTACCTGAGAATACTAAGAAGGAAGATATGGATATGACTGAAGCTCCTGGGACTGCACTCCACAAGAAAAttccccttcatcttcttcccaaATCCAGCTTCTAATTTCTCAAGTGTCATGAGATTCCTGGCTGTGTGTAAGCGTACCCTTCTAATGGATAATATATAGTCCATAcaataaagaaggaaataaaaacaTTATATCTAAGACCTATTTGGTGCACCATACTTGATCTTGTTATGATATTTCCACTTTGCATGCTATTTTGAATCTTTTTCAAGACATTTTCGGGTaacaaataaattatttttaagaaGAGTGGTGTTCTATAGGTGATTAAATTAGGAATATGGTCTTTTGCGAGAGCAGATCAAGTTTTTGTACGAAAACATTTCGTACAAGCCTGTGATGAATACATGGATCCTACTAAGTCCATGGAATAATGCAATTAAGAGAGAGACAGTGAAGGCCTTCATCACAAGCCTGTAAAGACCTGATCGGAATTTGTCTTTTGTAATTTTGGATTAGCATCATTGGAGAGGATGCGATAATTTACCTTGACACTCTATTgttctttaaaagaaaaattccaaGGCCTTGTTGGAAGAGTGGAGACAAAAGTTTGGGTTGGAAGGAAGATTCCATTCTTGTCCCAAGCAGGAAGGGTTATTTGGTCAAGGAAGTGTTGTGTGCCATTCCCACTTACTGTATGTCTTGTTTTATCCTCAATAAAATATGTCATAGGTTGGAGTTGGATTCAATTAACTCAAGTTTTTGGAGAGGATGGTTCTGGGAGGCAACACCCTTACATTGACAATTTTAGTGTTCCATCTAATTGTTATGTGAGATCTGAATTTAACTAGGTTAATGACTTGATTGTGAATGGTAGATGGAATGTTACCCTTGTCCAATCTTTATTTCTTAAATTCATCATGAATGTTAGTCTTCGTATATCTTTgagttaaaatttttttttccactaacGATGGGTATTTTAGTCTTTGGCCTAACTAGTCTTGCGGcttcatactgaccccacaaacACATGGAATGAGCCATATGGGGATTGGATGaatcatttaatttttatcGAAAGCAGTGAAAAGCACCAAACACCCCGTATGAGTGGTCCCAAAGAGATAAGAGGAatcaaactcaaaaccacacgctTTTTGAGGCgaagatcccttgccaactcggttACCTTCTTGAGGTTATTGATTTAACTCCTTTGAATGATTATTTGTTCTACCCTTCTTGTAAAACTGGTACTTTGTCCACAAAGATTGCTATTAAATGGGTAACCAAGAATCAAGTTGGTTGGATCTCTAGACAATgctctaggaaggtttggggtTTCGTGTGGCATTTAAATATTCACGCCAAATTTTGAATGTTTTTGTGGAAAATGCTTGTTGGGGCTTTGCCGGTTAAGAGTAAATTGTACTCTTCCTCTCTGTTAAtccttattattttttgttctaaGAAAATAGAGACCGAGTGGCACTTGGTCTTATCATGTGGTTTCTTAGTTAAAACATATTTTGGCTGCCGGACCCTTAAGTCTTGGgtccaaatattttctctctcctaccctCTAGGATCTTATCCAATATTTGTAATCATCCTGTCAATGACTATGGATGAGAAGATGTGGAGccggcacccaggggaggaggtcgtgggattgaACCCTGTCGtatgcattgtgtgagtgtgtgtgtgtgtattttcttatttattttataccCACCTATGTATTGTCCAGATGGTTTAGGGCGAattagggattgtgtggattaggcgcacggtctctgcaggttcgattctccatctgtgcatctacgatttaagtggagatcatgatggtgggttgctgtgctagtctccctgaGGATTAGTCGGGGTATGCGTAAGCTGGctcggacaccttggttaacaagaaaaaaaaaaaaaaaaaaaaaaaaaNNNNNNNNNNNNNNNNNNNNaaaaaaaaaaaaaaaaaaaaaaaaaaaggatgagaaGATGTGTTTCACTTCTGCACTTGCTATTTCCTTTCAGAACTCTATAATCTTTGAAAAACTTAAATCTAACTCTAAATTTGTTTCTTGACATAATGATAGGGTATCAATGgagttggtagcctagtggtgaaaatgccctcaacccatcaccgctcgagtcggctggttgtgTAGTACTTGTGAGTGGTTTGATTTACAAcaatgtcatttcatatgagaaGAAAAGATAGACACAAATGTGTGAATGTATCCTGCCCTGAGAGTCCAAAAGTAAGAGTGTCAATTTAGGACCAGAACCTTTACTCTTATTTGTGTACCCTACATTGGTGGCTCATAGATTCTTTTCTTATATCTTTCCCCCCCTGAAGTAATGGAGTTTTATTTATGCTAACCTTGGGTAGCGACAAAAAGGTTTAACAAGGAACCACAAAAAGAACCTTGATGACGTGTTTAATAAGGGTCAAAGCTCAAAACGGGATGGGAAAAAACTAAACTATCCAAAAAATCAggattgaaccaaattgatcCCCATCGGACTAGTTTTGGATATAGGACTAGTTGAAAACACCAAACTGACCAATATCCAGGCTGAAAACTGAACCAAttgaaattgataaaaaaaatcattgagtTGAGGTTATGAATAGGTGAATTGATAATCTAATAATttcaatattagtgagaatatttctGGTTGGAAGGAGAATTGTTACAAATTAATGAATATAGATTATGAATAGGAAAATTGATTTGTAgaaatgcttccattgatctgGGTTCACCATACAAACTCATTTGGACAGctaaatgaatgatttgatagtagggttcattttgtgatttaataataattattttttcactGATTAGTTATCCATTGTTTATCTTCCTCTTACAATGATAAATAATGATTTCGCTACGAACTCTATTTATTCAttaatttcaatattagttatgttCCCTTTacaatttatttctctttgttcTAATTACAACATGAACATAGGAAATCAATTTCCTAGTTCCTAGTTGTTTATTTGTTTGACTTGGGGTAGAtgatttaaagtgtttttacCGAATCTTTCCTAACTACATATTATGAATGTAAAATTTCTTTGTGGTTAAAGCCCGAAAACAAACCAAACTAAACTGGTATTAATTTGGTACTAAGAAATTGAACTGCACTAGGTCTTTTTACCTAAGTCACTATAATTTGGTGACTCcagttatttttcaaaaaactaTCATACTGATTCATTTCTTTAGTAGTTCACTTACATTGACATGTTTGCAATGACAAGCTCAAAATTCAATGATATGTGATtccattgatttttctttttcttattaatttataTATGTTTTTAAAAGAAAGGATGACTCGCCTTCATTAGGTTTGGCCATGCTGAGTCATCAGATTTTTTTGGAAGGCAATTTGAGCAAGAAAAACCTATTTTCAACTATTGATTTTGCATTGAAATTATAACCGTCATTTTACATGTTGTATAACCTTGGCAAaactcctttccttcttctactCGAACTCGGACAACTGTAGGATAATCCTTTGTTGGAGAAAGTAGGTAGAAGCATTGTTGGCAAACCAAGTTTTGACTTTTGACTAGGAAAAATAGGCCAAGTTTGGTCAAAAGATTAGAAACCCGGTCAAGAATCAAGGAGATTCGTCATGTATTCAAACATAACAAGACTGGGATCAAATCACACTAAGTCATTAAAGACTCGTTTGTTTTACCCAAGTCATAACAAAACGGCCGATTCTTATCAAAATTTTGAGTCGGCATTTCTGAATAgttttgaactaaaatatattctaatgatATTAAATATCCAATGGTCGAGGTCTTCTGTATTGAGTCTATCGACTATTGAGTATATACATCTTCAAGTCGGATTTTATCACTTTCATCCAAGAGACAATGAATGATGGGCTtcataaaaatattgaaaaacaaacacttttattttatcttgtcttatttaatttatttattagttatttattcggattgcttgagaaagactagtatggaaatgagagagagaaatttaacATGAATCGCGTAGTTTTTTGTGACTCGCTCTGACTCGCTAGGTTTTGAAGAAGACGAGTCAGGTCACAAAACCCGGTTTTCCAACAATGGAAGAAGACACACAAATTTATGTGGTTCGGTTCACTTGAACCTATGTCCATACATCTCAATATTTTCTTGCTtatctccaatagccctccgaTTCCTCTCTTTAAAAGTGGTAGAGAGAATCAAGGAAGGCTTGCACTATAAGAGGAAACAATGTAGGTAAAGATATACATGGGAAGAAGGTAGGTGAGATGAGGATATGCATAGTAACAAAGTAGGTATATATGATTAAAATCTTtaattcttgttttctttttcatacAATTCCAGATTTTGATCCAATCTCTTTGTCATTGCCAGCACATGATGTTGCATGGAAAAATTATCTCTTATATGCCCCCTCAAGATCAAGGGAGGTGAATCCACCTTGAGCTTGCTAACTAAAAGATCAAACACATTTTAATTATGGTTCAGccggaagaaagaagaagataataatcATGTCATCACTTGTTAGCGACTTGCCTGATTAATCCCATTGGAAGAAGTATCTTAAAATAGGGAGAGGGTAGGCAAATCGCCCGGGTATAGTAGGCTAGAGAGTAGCACCGATACGGGGTGTGTGGGAAAAGACTATCTCATTACTCTCCCTTACGTGCAGGTCTCTTATGGATATGTCTTCGTGGGTCGAGCAAGGAACCCATCATCAAAAGAGGCCCAACGTACTCcttttgataccatgttaaagctttcatcttaaaacc is drawn from Macadamia integrifolia cultivar HAES 741 chromosome 7, SCU_Mint_v3, whole genome shotgun sequence and contains these coding sequences:
- the LOC122084542 gene encoding cytochrome P450 71A1-like codes for the protein MVLEVLQGHNFNREIEEFFSCRNVLSILFSPLFFIFNKLSRVFGKKQNLPPSPPRLPIIGNFHQLGLLPHRSLRDLSQKYGPLMHIHLGNVPFLVVSSAEMAREILSTQDVVFAYRPFVTMAKGTCFGGTNLGFAPYGEYWRQATKICVNELLSITKVQSFKSLREEEVSIMMEKIVESYKKGTIIDVGDLVLAMANSLICKLVLGRTYHDNDSKLRNLIREVVVLFGKFSLRDFVPLLGWIDVITGLAKKMKRPAKELGDFLDKIIQDHLTTRMDEDVLDQQDFMDIMLNTEKDSKLNIHFTRGEITAIILDMLVAGTDTTATTVEWAMAELIKNSNKMMKVQEEVRRVMAKKSKVEEDDIYQLEYMHCVIKESLRLHPPSPLLVPREASFETIIEGYNIPPRTRVFINVWAIHRDSKHWSNPQEFIPERFLNSPIDFLGHDYEYLPFGAGQRGCPGISFGMASTKLILANLLYWFNWELPENTKKEDMDMTEAPGTALHKKIPLHLLPKSSF